The window CGGCCGAGGAACGAGCCGTTCGTGGACTGCAGGTCCTCGACCGACCAGCCGTCGCCGGCGGGGTTGGGCGTGATCCGGACGTGCTTGGTGGAGGCGTACTCGTCGTCCAGGACGAGCGTGCAGTCGCTGCCGCGGCCGATGAGCACGGCGCTCTGGCCGAGGGCGAGCGTCGTCCCGCGCAGCGAGCCCTCGGTGACGACGAGCGTCGCGCGCCGCGGACGGGCCGCCTCGGGGGAGGCCTCGACCGGGTCGCGGCGCGGCCGGGCCGCGGCCCGGTCGGTGCGGCGGGTCGTCACGCGCGTGCCGAGCAGGTCGGCGCGCAGGACGCCGACGATCGTCAGGACGAACAGCCAGAGCACGACGAGCAGCCCCAACCGCAGGACGGTGAGGGTCAGTTCGCTCACGGGCGCGTCCCCGGCCGGCCCGTCACGTCCAGCCCTCGTCCCGCCGGGCGGCGTGGAACACGATCTTGCTGCGTCCCACGGTGATCACGGCGCCGTCCCACAGGTCGAGGGAGGAGACGCGCTCGCCGTCGACGAACGTGCCGTTGGTGGAGCTCAGGTCGGAGACCCGCGCACCGCCGGGGGCGACGCGGATCTCGGCGTGGCGCCGGGAGACACCGGGGTCGTCGAGGACGACGTCGGCGTCCGAGCCGCGGCCGAGGACGGTCACGGCCTCGGCCAGCACGTACCCGCGGCCGTCGACCTCCAGCCGGGGCCGGCCGGCCTGGTTCGTGCGCGGCGTGGCCGGGGCGACACGGCCCTTGACGGTGGAGGACAGGACGCGGAAGACACCGGTCTCGAGGTCGTCGGCCTCGTGGAAGCCGACCCGCACCGGGCCGACGAAGCTGTACCGCTGCTTCTCGGCGTGCTGGGTGACGGCCGCGACGAGCTCGTCGGCGAGGGTGTCCTGCCAGGAGGCGATCTTCTCGTGGTCGGCGCTGCCGAGCTCGACGATGAAGCTGTTCGGCACGAGGGTACGGCCCCGCGACAGGACGGCCGCGCGGTCGTCCAGCTCGCGCCGCAGCGCGCTGGCCACCTCCACCGGCTGCACCTCGCTGCGGAAGGCCCGCGCGAACACACCGTTGACGGCACGTTCGACCCCGCGCTCGAAGCGGTCGAGCACTCCCACGGCGGCCTCCCTCCCTGATCGCGTCCAGTCCCCCGGGCCAGGCAATCGTAGCCGGGCACCCCCCGCCCGCCCGTGGAGCGGCGGTGAGCGGACGTGGAGGTGGCGTGACGGCCCTCCCCGGGCTGGTACGGTTGGTCTCAGCACGCGCGAGTGGCGGAATAGGCAGACGCGCACGGTTCAGGTCCGTGTGCCCGAAAGGGCGTGGGGGTTCAACTCCCCCCTCGCGCACGTGAGACGAAGGCCCCGGTCGACCGACCGGGGCCTTCGTCGTTCCCGGGTCGGGTCCGGGCCACGTCCCGGGGTGGTCTGCCGTCGCACCCTCCGCCCGTGACTGTCGCGGACGGCCCGGCGGCGGTTGACTGCCCGACGACCGCGGAGAACCGGAGGAGACACCATGAGGACGCGAACCCTGGGCACCGTCGACGGCGGGCTGACCGTCTCGGCCCTCGGACTGGGCTGCATGGGGATGAGCCAGAGCTACGGCCCGAACCCCGGGGACCGGCAGGAGATGGTCGGTGTCCTGCGGGGCGCCGTCGAGCGCGGCGTGACGTTCTTCGACACCGCCGAGGTGTACGGGCCGTACGACAACGAGGAACTCGTCGGGGAGGCCCTGGAACCCCTGCGCGACCGCGTCGTCATCGCGACGAAGTTCGGCTGGGACATCCGGGACGGGAAGTCCGTCGGCACCGACAGCCGGCCCGAGCAGATCCGCCGCGTCGCCGACGCCTCCCTCACCCGGTTGCGGAC of the Kineococcus mangrovi genome contains:
- a CDS encoding FHA domain-containing protein FhaB/FipA; amino-acid sequence: MSELTLTVLRLGLLVVLWLFVLTIVGVLRADLLGTRVTTRRTDRAAARPRRDPVEASPEAARPRRATLVVTEGSLRGTTLALGQSAVLIGRGSDCTLVLDDEYASTKHVRITPNPAGDGWSVEDLQSTNGSFLGRDRLTAPAPFEPGTPLRIGKTVLELRR
- a CDS encoding FhaA domain-containing protein yields the protein MGVLDRFERGVERAVNGVFARAFRSEVQPVEVASALRRELDDRAAVLSRGRTLVPNSFIVELGSADHEKIASWQDTLADELVAAVTQHAEKQRYSFVGPVRVGFHEADDLETGVFRVLSSTVKGRVAPATPRTNQAGRPRLEVDGRGYVLAEAVTVLGRGSDADVVLDDPGVSRRHAEIRVAPGGARVSDLSSTNGTFVDGERVSSLDLWDGAVITVGRSKIVFHAARRDEGWT